The following coding sequences lie in one Phragmites australis chromosome 8, lpPhrAust1.1, whole genome shotgun sequence genomic window:
- the LOC133927676 gene encoding UPF0481 protein At3g47200-like, with protein sequence MNGVAVPKYGGSESEQPPTIYTVPSELRSANVEAYLPVAVEIGLVHQRWANPDFELLQDYKWCCVRRLISRHHLLQESSRTRTLLRRCLAALKSLEPRIWASYPRNVNRQDRDLVHTMLLDGCFILHRLLKYARIARREAASSASASATAEGGNDDDEGDDDCSQVFGRCWVWGFVTRDLLLLENQIPFFVVEKLFEQLRTDPNETSEVLVAGALRLFRSLRPQNLHASPITCVNVHHLLHLFYLSVGKPAPAPAPAFDLHQHVQPPSEFTQWVPCARELEEAGVKFRARQDATSFLDMEFHGGVLEIPMLQLYDYSEPLLRNLIAFEQTYPFTPGNVTAYAIFMDCLVASPEDMRLLQLSGVLVNQMNSERDREAARFFGRLCHETYLAADRNYLAGVITELNKYQRARWPRWRAALVRNYFSNPWVTTSVAAAVVLLVLTTLQSFFAAYAYFKPPKQQ encoded by the coding sequence ATGAATGGTGTGGCTGTTCCGAAATACGGTGGCTCCGAGTCTGAACAGCCGCCGACCATCTACACGGTCCCCTCGGAGCTGAGATCGGCCAACGTGGAAGCCTACCTCCCTGTCGCCGTCGAGATCGGCCTCGTCCACCAACGGTGGGCCAACCCGGACTTCGAACTCCTTCAGGACTACAAGTGGTGCTGCGTGCGCAGGCTCATCAGCAGGCACCACCTTCTCCAGGAGTCATCCCGGACACGGACGCTCCTGCGCCGGTGCCTGGCCGCCTTGAAAAGCCTGGAGCCGCGCATCTGGGCGTCCTACCCGCGGAACGTCAATAGGCAGGACCGGGACCTAGTGCACACCATGCTGCTGGATGGATGCTTCATCCTCCACCGCCTGCTCAAGTACGCGCGCATCGCTAGAAGAGAAGCTGCTTCTTCTGCTTCAGCGTCGGCCACCGCCGAAGGTGGAAACGATGACGACGAGGGGGACGACGACTGCTCGCAAGTGTTCGGGAGGTGCTGGGTCTGGGGGTTCGTCACGCGTGACCTGTTGTTGCTCGAGAACCAGATCCCTTTCTTCGTCGTGGAGAAGCTGTTCGAGCAGCTCCGAACGGACCCTAACGAGACCAGCGAGGTCCTCGTGGCCGGTGCACTACGTCTCTTCCGCTCGCTCCGGCCGCAAAATCTGCACGCCTCGCCAATCACCTGCGTCAACGTGCACCACCTCCTGCACCTCTTCTACCTCTCCGTTGGGAAGCCAGCCCCGGCCCCGGCTCCGGCATTTGACCTGCACCAACACGTCCAGCCGCCATCGGAGTTTACGCAGTGGGTGCCGTGTGCCAgggagctggaggaggccgGCGTCAAGTTTCGCGCGAGGCAGGACGCGACGAGCTTCCTCGACATGGAATTCCACGGGGGCGTCCTGGAGATCCCGATGCTACAGCTGTACGACTACAGTGAACCCCTACTCCGCAACCTGATCGCCTTCGAGCAGACCTACCCGTTCACGCCGGGCAACGTCACCGCCTACGCCATCTTCATGGACTGCCTCGTGGCCTCGCCGGAGGACATGAGGCTGCTGCAACTCAGCGGCGTGCTGGTGAACCAGATGAACAGCGAGCGGGACCGGGAGGCGGCGAGGTTCTTCGGCCGCCTGTGCCACGAGACCTACCTGGCCGCGGACCGCAACTACCTCGCCGGCGTGATCACGGAGTTGAACAAGTACCAACGGGCAAGGTGGCCCCGGTGGCGCGCGGCCCTGGTGCGCAACTACTTCAGCAACCCGTGGGTGACCACGTCGGTGGCCGCCGCCGTGGTCTTGCTCGTCCTCACCACACTGCAGAGTTTCTTTGCTGCGTATGCATACTTCAAGCCACCCAAGCAGCAGTAA